A segment of the Flavobacteriales bacterium genome:
ACCAAGAAAATTGCCGAGGCCATTGTAACGGCTACTGAGCAGGGTGCATTTTCGCTGGTAGGTGGTGGAGATTCTGTTGCGGCGGTTAACAAATTCGGATTCGGGGAGCGTGTGAGTTATGTGTCCACCGGTGGCGGTGCGTTACTCGAATATCTTGAAGGCAAGGAGTTACCTGGGGTCAAGGCACTTCTGGAAGCTGTTTCATAAGATCACGGTTCCACCATTCTTCCGCCCGTATGTCATCAAGGTGTGGCAATAGAAATGGAGCCAGCCGTTCCACGGGTTCGTATAGCAATGAATGTTCACGCAGGTCCTGGTCAACCCATTGTCTGTAAATTTTGACCTGCTGTACCATCATCATCACCACACTGAGGATCAACCCGGTTTTAAGCAGGCCGAATATGGCACCGCCGAGGTAGTTGGCCCAGGCAAGACCTGTCCACGCAACCATCTTGTTCAGGACTTTTGCCAGAAGATGTACGCCGATAAGGACCAGCAGAAAAATGAGAGCGAAAGATGTTACCCGGATCACCTTCCGGTCCGTTTCCCACCAATGTGAAAGCCATTGCATGCCCCAGTCGGAGCATTGAATGGCAATGGCTACGCCAAGTACAAGTGCTACTACGGAGGCAAGACCGATAACCAGGCCTTTGGTTGCGCCTTTGTAGCCGGACCAAATCAGTGGAATAAGCAGTATGATGTCCAGGATGTTCACACCGTAATGATAGTAAATGACAGGATGCGGATGAGTCTATTCAACTGCCATTTATCAACGTGTCGTGTTCAACAACATTTGATTCCGGCTTTACACATCTCAGGCATTTTGTTACTTTGTATCTAAACTACTTAAATACGGTAAATGATTTTGGAAGGAGAGAAGACACATCAGGCAGCCTGGACAGAGTTGACGACATCGCTGGGGGAGAAGTTTGCAGATGGGGATGTACTATCAATGGAGGCCGTTCTTTTTCTGATAGGTGTTAATGAATTGGGAGAAGGTTTCAGACGTTTCTCCAAGGATGAAAAAATGGAGCTCGTGCACATAGCTGTTTGTGTATTGCTGAGTCAGGAAGGATATTACCGGATTATTGGTAAGGATGATCGTGGTTGGCCGGTGTGGGAAAATATCAAGCCGCTCCCGGAGCTTACCGGTGTGCCTCAGGAAAAGTGGATTCAGGAATTGGCGGTGAAATATTTTGAACCTTGAACTAACGAATAATAACCGTTTTGGTATTCGTCTTCCTCTGTTCAAGGGTAATGTAATCATTTGGTCCGTTGGCCAGGGTACCCTTGGTCGCTTCAATAAAAAGAATGTACTCGGCACCGGCTTTGAACTTAAACTCGGCCCTTCCGTCTGAACCCGTAGTTTGTATCTCGTCGATGATACAATTGGTTTGCGTGCAGTACAGGCGAACGGTAGCTTCGTTGACCGGCGCACCTAACGCGTCTTGAACGGTAATTTCAGCAAGGGTCGGCTTTTCACGGTAGCAAGCGTTTAGAAGCAGCACTCCCGTTACGATTGTTACGAGTAAAAATCCGAACTTTTTGATTCCTCTGCTGCGCATGCGATGCATTACTTTTCGTTGCCTGGGGTAAAAATAGAATAATTTTCCAAGAACGGGTTACTTAATCATCACGGTTAGTGAACCCGTTTTGCGTTCTTGCAATGAGATGTAGTTGTTCGGGCTGCTTTTCAGCGCGCCTTTATATGCTTCGATGAACAGCATATACTCGGTGTTATTCTTGAAATCAAAATTTGCTGTTCCGTCGGATCCGGTTTGTTCAGTCACATCAACAATGCAGTTTGTGGTATTGCAATACAATCTCACAGTAGCATCTGCAACCGGTTTGTTGTTCACATCCACCACAGTTATGGCTGCTTTGGTTGGCTTCTCCTTATAACATCCACTAAGTACTGTGATGCAACTGAGCATAACCAGAAAAGCATACATGTAGGACCTTGGACGATGCATCACTGAAACATTTATTAATTTTGGCCGGTCGATTGACCGAAAGAAATATCAACACTATTCTAACAAATTTAATGAACTTAGGCGCAAACTAAAAATTTCCCATAAGAAATTTGAGAATCAGTTAGTTCAAAGGATAATGAAAGAAGAAGTTAAACAGTTGTTGCAGGAGTTGGAGGAGATCCGGCTTGAAGGAGTGGAATCTCTGGAGAGATTCAGGTTGGACTGGCTTAGTAAAAAGGGTAAGGTTCAGGGGTTGTTCGCAAAATTCAGGGAAGCTCCTGTTGAGATTAAGAAGGCATTGGGTGCGGAATTGAATGAACTGAAAACCAAAGCGCAATTGCGCTATGATGAAGCTGCTGCTTCAGTAAAACAGACATCTGCTGATAAAAAAGGAACCAGAGACCTGACCCTTCCGGGTGAAGGTTTTGTGCCAGGTAGCAGACATCCGCTTTCGCAGGTGAGAAATCAGATCGTTGGTATTTTTGAACGCGTGGGTTTTACCGTTTCCGATGGTCCGGAGATTGAAAGTGACTGGAACAACTTCTCCGCATTGAATATGCCGGAGGATCACCCTGCAAGGGATATGCAGGATACGTTCTTTATGCAAAAAGACCCGGATGTGGTTTTGCGTACCCACACTTCCTCTGTTCAGGTGCGGGTGATGGGTAATCAAAAACCACCGATTCGCACGATCTCACCTGGTCGTGTGTATCGGAATGAGGCCATATCCGCACGTGCTCATTGTCTTTTTCATCAGGTAGAAGGGTTATGTATTGATGAGCATGTGAGTTTTGCGGACCTAAAGCAGGTGTTGAATCATTTCGCAACGGAAATGTTCGGACCCGATACTAAAACCCGTTTAAGACCATCATATTTTCCATTTACCGAACCTTCGGCAGAGATGGACATCTCCTGTAATATTTGTAAAGGAAAGGGTTGCAATATCTGTAAATACAGTGGTTGGGTTGAAATCCTGGGTTGTGGGATGGTTGATCCCGCTGTGCTGGATCATTGTGGGATCGATAGTGAGAAATACACCGGTTATGCCTTCGGCATGGGTATTGAACGCATCGCCATGTTAAAACACCAGGTGAATGATATCCGGTTGTTTTTTGAAAACGATGTGCGGTTCTTGAAGCAATTTACGCCCATCGGGTAGCGACTCCCAGCTTTTTAGTACACTTTCTGATTTGTGAAAAATTAACAGGGTCTTTTACCCTGAATGATTACTTTTGACGCCCTATGGAAGCATTGATAATGATAGGTCAGTTGTTGTTGGGATTGTCCATCCTTGTAGTACTACATGAATGGGGACACTTCGCGGCAGCAAGGTATTTTGGCATTAAGGTGGAGAAATTCTATCTGTTCTTCGATGCTTTTAATTTCCGTCTCTTCAAGTTCAAGAAAGGTGACACCGAGTATGGTATCGGCTGGCTTCCTTTGGGAGGATATGTGAAGATTGCCGGTATGATTGATGAGTCGATGGACAAGGAGCAAATGAAGGAGCCACCAAAGCCATGGGAGTTCAGAACCAAACCTGCATGGCAAAGACTTATTGTAATGTTGGGTGGTGTTACGGTGAATACCATTTTGGGCATTCTGATATTCTGGATGGCCACCTTTGTTTATGGAGAAGAATATCTCCCGAATGAGCAGGTGAAGAATGGAATTGTAGCTTATCCCGTTGCACAGGAAATCGGGTTCCGGACCGGAGATCATATACTGGCCATTAATGGAAAGCCATTGGAGAGGTTTCATAATATCCGGGGCCCTGAAGTTCTTTATGGGAATTCAGATGTTACAGTACTACGTGGAGGCGAAACGCTGAATGTTCATGTACCGGAAAGCATTCTCAATAAAATTAGTGAACCGGGAGTGGGTCCCGAGCATTTTATTGCGGAACGGATGACTTTCTTCGTTAAGGAGATACAGGAAGGTTCGGGGGCGGCAAACGCAGGCCTGCAAAGAAACGATAGGATTCAATCGATCAATGGAGAATCCGTTCGTTTTTTTGATGAGCTGGTAGATAAGGTACAGGACCATAAAGGCGAGGAGGTTGATCTTACCATCGAGAGGGATGGAAAAACCATGTCTCTGGTTGCAACAATCTCGGATGAAGGACTTCTCGGCATAGGTCCCGGAACAAATGACTTTGAATACAAAACACTGAAGTTCGGGTTGGTGGAGTCTTTCGGAATTGGGATGGACAAGGCCTGGGGCACCGCAACCGATTATGTAAAGGGTTTGGAAAGAATAGTATCCGGAAAGGTTTCAGCGCAAAAGTCGGTTCAGGGACCGATTGGAATTGCCAAGATTTATGGAGGTGAATGGAAATGGCCTCGGTTCTGGATTTTAACAGGATTTCTTTCAATCGTCCTTGCGTTCATGAACCTCTTACCTATTCCTGCCCTGGACGGCGGTCATGCCATGTTTCTTGTGATTGAAATGATCAAAGGAGGGCCGCTGAATGAAAAGATTATGGAGCGGGCGCAGCTTATCGGTCTTGCCATTCTGGGAACACTTATGCTCTTTATTTTCGGAAACGATATCTGGCGTTTATTTCAATAAACCAGTACTACCTTTTTAAACATCCTCTGTTAATAACTTGTGGAAAATCTCAACGGGGTCGTCGGTGAATGCCTTACTTTTGAAGATAAGTAACCGAATAATCCCGTTGATTGATGTGCAAAAAGTTTTTAACCGCGCTGTGCATAACCGGATCCCTTATGGGATATGCGCAGGATGATAACGCGCTGGAGCCAAAGCCCGCATCGCCGAATAAGGAAGAAAAAGCCGGATATGTTCCACCGAATGACGGGCAACGTTATCACAAGGTTGTACTTGTACCTTACAATCCTATGATGCATTTATCAGATGCCGATGTTGACATTGTACAGTATAGCGGTCTTCCCCTGAAAAAGGTACATGCACGCTTCAGAGGAGAACTAAATGCGACCCTCAACATGCAGTTAAAGAAGATATATCCGTTGAAGGATCTCATGATGGAAGAAATTGAGAACGAAAGCGAAGATCTGGATAGAATATATCATTCCATTGGTTACAAGATGGAAAAGGCCAGGCCTTCCTACCTGAATGAGGAGGCCAAAGAAGCAAGTAAAAAAACCATCTTTGAGAAGATGGGCATCGGAAAAAACGCGGAAGAAAATCCTGAACCGACGAATGAGGCAAGTGAGGGTGCCGATGCCTATATCCAATACCATGATAAAGACCGGGAGTACCTGGAATCCAAAATATCGGATCCTGACCTTATCCCCTACCTGTCCAATAAATATCACGCGGATCTTTTTGTATTTATCAACCAAATAGAGATTAAAACAAATTACACCAGTTGCCTGGATCTCGCGAATAAAGTATATGAAAGAGAGATTCGTGTGCATTTCACGATCCGTGACGCCGAAGGGAAAGTAGTGCTGGGTGATGTTGCGGTTACCGTATTTCCTTCAAACTCCAACGACATCGGGGAGATCACAGCTAATAATTACCCGATGATCTCAGAGTACATAGCGAAGAGCATCCCGCAACCACATGATACGGTTGAGGAAAAAAGAGAGCAACACGACAAGCTGATCCTCAGGTTTCAGCGAAAGACTGAAAGAAAGCAAAGCAAAATGTATTAATTGTCGGGTCTCTGTATGCAGATGGAATTGCTATAGTCATACCGGTAGGATATATTTGACCCGGAATGAAAAAGCGTAGCAAAAGAAAAAACATCTTCATCCTTGTTGTTCTGATACTGGGTATTATCCAATTCATTCCGGTAGATCGTACATCAAAAGCCGTTGATGCCAGCAAAGACTTTATTGCCCTCCATAAACCACCTGCCGGTGTTGAGAAGATGTTAAGGATGGCTTGTTATGATTGCCACTCCAATGAAACAAGATATCCCTGGTATGCCCACGTTGCGCCAATCTCATTTTGGCTCCAGAATCATATCAAAGGTGGCCGGCACCACTTGAACTTTTCCGAATGGGGAGACTATTCTGCAAAAAAGGCAAATCACAAGCTGGAAGAGTGCTACGAAATGGTGGCAGACAGTGAAATGCCCATGTCTACCTACGTATGGATGCATGGTGAGGCAGCATTATCCGATGAACAGATCAAGACATTGAATTCCTATTTCATATCCCTGCGTGGTCCGGAAATGACACCTGAAGGTGATCTTTCAGATCATGGCCTTGATTAGATTCATCAGGGACACGCAGTAAACCAATACACATTCTCAGGATTCTTATTAGCTTTGAAAGGCCTCTTTTTCAAACAAAGCTTTTCAAACTATGTCCGAGACTTCAATAGCTATTCGTGGCGATGTAAGGGAATCCCTTACCCGTATAGGCGTTCGTGAAAAAAACCCGGGAATTTCAACCGGTCTGAATTGGGAAGAAGGTAGTGGTGCTTCTATCGCTTCCATTTCACCCGTTGATGGAGTAACAATCGGTGCGGTAAGTTCAGCCACTCCTGAACAGTATGACAAAGTAATTCAGGTTGCCGCCGAAGCTTTTCTTCATTGGAGAACCGTTCCTGCTCCTCAAAGAGGCGAAATTGTTCGCCAGATGGGAGATGCATTCAGAAAGCATAAGAGCGACCTGGGTCGGCTTGTGTCTTATGAAATGGGTAAAAGCTATCAGGAAGGTCTCGGTGAAGTTCAGGAAATGATTGATATCTGTGATTTTGCAGTTGGACAATCACGACAGCTTTATGGCCTTACCATGCATTCAGAGCGTCCAAAACACAGGATGTATGAACAGTATCATCCGTTAGGCATTGTCGGAGTGATTACCGCCTTTAACTTTCCCGTGGCTGTATGGGCATGGAATGCAATGCTGGCCTTCGTGTGTGGAGATGTTGTAGTATGGAAACCGTCGGAGAAGACACCGCTTTGTTCCGTTGCATGCCAGCAGATAATAAGCGATGTTCTGAAGCGGAATAACTTACCGGAAGGTTTATCATGCATTGTTAATGGCGATTACCAGATCGGAGAGTGTATTTCCGGAGATCAAAGGGTACCACTGGTTTCAGCCACCGGATCCATTAGAATGGGCAAAAAGGTGGCTGCAGTAGTAGGTGGTCGACTGGGTAAGGCTTTATTGGAACTTGGAGGAAATAATGCGATGATCATTACACCTTCAGCGGATTTGGAGGCAAGTCTTCCGGCCATTGTTTTCGGAGCTGTGGGTACCTGCGGTCAGCGATGCACAAGTACCCGAAGGTTGATCATTCATGAAAGCATCTTTGATAAGGTAAAGGAAATGATCGCCAAGGCATATGGTCAGCTTCGAATCGGAGATCCTTTGGACGAAAACAATCATATGGGTCCGTTGATTGATGAACAGGCGGTGGAGCAATATTTAAACGCGATATCGGACGTAAAGAAACAAGGTGGAGAAATGTTGATTGAAGGCGGAAGAATGGACCATGAGGGTTCTGCATGTTATGTAACACCTTCAGTGGCTGTAGTATCAGCTGATACGCCGATGGTGCAACATGAGACATTTGCGCCTTTGCTTTACCTTATCAGGTATGGTACGCTTGATGAAGCCATCCACATTCAGAACAACGTTCCGCAAGGCCTTTCATCTGCTATTATGACAACACATATGAGGGAGATGGAGTCATTTTTATCAGCTGAAGGTTCTGATTGCGGCATTGCCAATGTGAATATCGGAACTTCCGGAGCCGAAATAGGTGGCGCATTTGGAGGTGAGAAAGAGACAGGTGGTGGAAGAGAGTCAGGCTCGGACGCGTGGAAGGTATACATGCGAAGGCAAACGAATACGATCAATTATAGCACAGAGCTTCCTTTGGCTCAGGGTATAAAATTTGAAATTTAGTCGCAGGATATTGGTTGTCCATAACCTTTTATTTCGCCATTCGTAGAAATAAGGCAAACCAATACCTGATCAGATGAAAAGACTTTTCTCCCTGGTAATTTGTTTGACTATGGGTTCGGTTGTAGTTTATAGTCAAGATACCTCAGTTGTGCTGGCCAAAGATACGGTCATCGACAGCATTCATTATCGCCACATTGACCGTTATTCGGATGGAACCATCAGTGCCATAGGGAACTATGATGAAGAAGGTTATACGAAGATCGGCAAATGGTGGTATTTTACCCCGGATGGAAATCTTAAGATGAGCGGCGAATACCGCAACGGTCGGAAGAATGGGCCATGGTTGATCGCTCCTTATACACTGGAGTACTACAGAAATGGGCAGCTGCACGACAAAAAGCAGATCAACCCCGGTTCTACCTACTAATTTTATTCTGATCCTGCGTTTTTCCTATTTACATTATTAGCGTTAATTTTCGTAATTTATCGCTATTCAAAGGAGGTGTGCTTTTAATATGCGCAAGATCATATGTTATATTCTGACCTTATTTCTGGGGTCAATTCATGCGGTAGCACAACAGCCACTTTCCTACTTTCTTCCGCCGGAGGCAACCTATGATCCCCAAATAACGCCTCCCGATAAGTTTCTTGGTTGGGAAATGGGTAAATGGCATATCAGTCATGATAAACTCATATCCTATCTCAAACTGATTTCAACACAATCCGATCGTATTCGGATTTCTCAATATGGCATTACGGAAGAAGAGCGCCCTTTATTACTCCTTACGATCACCTCCACGGGCAATCATCAGCAACTGGAGAAAATACGTTCCCAACATCTTGAACTGAGTGATCCGGAGAGATCGGAGAAATTGAACATTCAGGAAATGCCCGTTATTATCTACATGGGCTATAGCATTCATGGAAATGAGGCCAGTGGCACCAATGCGGCGATGCTGATGGCCTATCATCTGGCAGCGGCCCAGGGACCTGATATTGATTCTCAGCTTAGCCATTCGGTAATCCTGCTGGATCCATGCATGAATCCTGACGGGAGTAATCGTTTTGCGAGTTGGGTCAATTCCCACAAGAGTGCTTCGTTGGTCAAGGATCCGCACAGTCGTGAATTCACAGAGGCATGGCCCAATGGCCGGACGAATCACTACTGGTCTGATCTTAACAGGGACTGGCTTCCCGTACAACAAATTGAAACGGAAGGACGAATCGAACAGTATCACCGGTGGATGCCAAATGTACTTACCGACCACCACGAGATGAGTACAAATTCAACCTTTTTCTTTCAGCCGGGAATACCTTCCAGAACACATCCGCTCACACCACCGAAGAATTTTGAATTGACAGAGAAGATCGGAAAATACCATGCTGCGGCATTGGATAAAATCGGCTCGCTCTATTACACCAAAGAATCATATGATGACTTCTACTATGGAAAAGGTTCCACCTACCCGGATATTAATGGAGGTGTGGGCATTCTTTTTGAGCAAGCCAGTTCGCGGGGGCATTTACAGCAAAGCATCCATGGCCCACTTTCATTTGCTTTTACCATTCGTAATCAATTTGTTACCTCTCTTTCCACATTGAAGGCCTCGGTAGAGATAAGAGAAGAACTGCTGGATTTTCAAAGGCAATTTTATCTTGATGCTGAAAAGGAAGCGCACCACGATCCTGTTAAGGCATTTGTAGTTGATTGTAAAAACGATGAGGGCAGGATGTACCACTTTCTTAAACTATTGAGGCATCATAAGATTAACATATATCATCTGGCAAAGGAGATAGAAGTTAACGGGGTGAGGTTTAAGCCCGGAACCGCGTACATTATGCCTATGGAACAGCCACAATACAGGTTGATAAAGGCAATGTTTGAAAGCCTTCATTCTTTTAAGGACAGTTTGTTTTATGACGTTTCAAGCTGGACCCTCCCGTTGTCCTTTAATTTGGATTTTGCAAGATTAAACAGGCGCCAGTACAAACCTGATTTGATGGGGGAAGAGGTTAAGGAGGTTTTGTTTCCCGAAGGGCGTCTTTTTGGTGACAAAAGCGATTATGGCTATGTACTGGAGTGGGATAATTATTATGCGCCTCGCCTCGTAAATGCATTATTGAAAAGGGACCTGGTGGTAAAGACAGCGACAAAGCCATTTACGTCATTCACTGCGGCAGGCAGTCGGGATTTTAGTTACGGAACGATACTCATCCCGGCTCAGCGTCAGGGCAATATAGGTGAACGGGAGATTTATCAGATGTTGAAGGAATTGTCAGTTTCAAACGGTGTAAATGTATACTCATTAACCACCGGTTTGACACTAAAAGGAATTGATATTGGCAGTCCAAGTTTTGTAACTATAAGACAGCCAAAACTGCTGATGGTGGTCGGAGAGGGTGTCAGTGCCTATGATGCAGGAGAAGTATGGCATCAGCTCGATAAACGCGTGGGCATGCAAGTGGTCATGGTGGAGAAATCTGTCCTGAATAACATGAGTTTTGATGAGTTCAATACCATTGTAATGGTGGAAGGTAGATATGGTGATATAGCCCTTTCAACAGTAGAGAACATAAGACAATGGATAGACGATGGAGGGACCCTGATTGCGATGAGAGGTGCGATAGATTGGTGTCGTAAGCATGATTTGGTAACGATTAGTCAGAAGTCAAGACCAAAGCAGATTGACTCATTAGATCTTTCCAAAAGACTATATGCTTACCTTGATAGGGATCGTGGATCTCAGATAATAGGAGGCGCCATTTTTAATACCAGGATTGACCTTACACATCCCATGGGTTATGGCTTTGACCATGAATATTTGCCGGTGTTCAGGAGAGATACAGTATTTTACCTGCCCAGTCGGAACCCCTATGCTACACCTGTGGTTTATACAGATGAACCCTTGATGAGTGGGTATATATCCGATGAGAAGAATGAACTATTGAAGTCTTCTGCTGCAGTTGTTGTATGCGGGTATGGAAACGGCAGAATCATTTGTATTGCAGATGATCCAAATTTTCGTGCGTTCTGGTTTGGGACAAATAAGCTATTCCTGAATGCGATCTTCTTTGGCTCGATCATAAACAAATACGCAGTGGAGCAGGTCCCTAAACAAAAGCGACTGGAAAGAAAGGAAAAGAGTCCATCTCATTAACCAAACCAGCGATGCCTACTTTGATTCTGCGGTTTTGACGGGCACGGTGGTATTAGCAACCGGAGGTAGTTTTACATAAACAGACTCCCGGTGCATCATGCCTTCTTTTGTAATCTCAAAATATGAGCGGTCGTAAATCTTTACATCATGCTCGAAGTAGGTTTCCGTGAGGTTCAGCTCGTTTTTCTTTATGACACCCCTGAATCCCAGTGGAAAGTCAAATTGAGATCGTTCCAGCACAAATTCAATCGTATCGTTCACAATTGAATATTTGCCCCGGTAAACGGTGGCATTCTTGTAATCTTCCCTGATTGTTTTTTCCAGGATAACCGGATGTTCGCGGGATTCTACATAAACCACATCCTGGTCCTCAAGAAAGCATAGGTATTTAAATGAGGTGACAGGCCTTGACTGATCGTGATGAGGTGCCTGATAAAGCCCGGAAGGCAATGTAGAAGAAGCTACATGGAAGGTCAATGTATCTTCCTGTGCATAGCTAAGCACAGGGAAAGTGAGAATAGTTAGTAAAACGGGTAGTCGGATCATTTAAAGTGGTGGTTTATCGGCTAACCATTGATCGATCATGGTAAGGTCATTTTCTTTTGCATACGTCATAACAAACGTAAAGGATTTGTTCTGCCGGGAAATTTCTGCAAATGCATCCGGACCAAAATATGTCAACCCGCCTTCTGCTGTAACGGCCCAGATCATGTTTTCGGATGCAGGATCAAATGACAGGCGATCGAAGTTTGTGTAGTTAAACACAAAAACGGCATTCAATTTTCGGTCTACCAAACATACCTCAGCATATTGTAATGGTTGCCCTTCAGTATCTTTGAACGTTGCCTGAAGCGTACAACCCTGTGGTGATTTTCTTGGATGATCACAATTATATATACCAAACTGGTTAATGGAGAATGTCCGCTTGATCTCCGCACGTGTCTGGCTAACCTGTTTAGCAGCTAAGCGTCTCGTTTCTTCCCGTTCCTTGATAATATGTGCCTGTTCGGCCAGGGCCTTTTCGTAGGCTTCTATTGCCTTCTCTTCCTCTCTCTTGCGATGCAAGAGCTTTTGGTTATACTCAGTAAAAAGTTCTTCATATCTGCTTTGTGCGGCCTCAAATTGGATACCGCTAAGCACCGGTTCGGACAATACTGATATGGTGCGATCCGGCCTTGAAAATATAACCTTATATATTCCAGGGGTGCTGGTTCTTTCCAACGATACGTTTTGCCAGGTGGTGTGCGCGTTGTTAGGGTCGAAGTTCTTTTCCGAATCGGCTACCTGAAATACGATGTGATCGTATGACTTCATTTCAGGAAATTGAGAGGTATCAACTTCTATGTTGAACTTTGGTTTGCCTTTTACCGCTTTTTTGGGCGGTGAGGGGGCGGAGTTTTCACACTGGGCCAATAGTTTTCGTGCATTCTGAACCTGATGGTCCAGTTCCGTTAGTGCTTGGTTTTCTGTGATATCCATTGGAGAGGCCATATCCCTGATCGGAGTTAGGCCTTGGGTTGCAACAGTCACAATATCTTTTCCCTGGCAGTCCCACCGGGTGTTTTGATCATCAAGATGGTAAAGATTAAAGAGAGTTCTTTGATCCTGGGAATGCATGGAAATGTGTATTGTTTTTTCTGGTTTTATGCTTAGGGATTGACCATTCTGGTAGGCCCGGATTTCTATCATGCCTGCAGATTCAAAGTGATGTGTCTCATTTAGGGTGTCATAATGCATAGGTATACCACTGGCGAAGATCCCCATGGGTTCCATAATCTCGCGGTAGTGTATTTCCACGCTTCCGGACACCGTTTCTCCCGAGGCATTTACTAAACACCCTGCAGGTATGGATATGGTGGAGCCTGAAGGATGGTTTATGGTTACATCGGTCTTAGAGTCAATTTGATAAGTGGTAAAAGCAATGTCTCTGGCAGCGTAGCGCGGTTGGGTCGTATGTGTTGACTGACCTGGTAAATCCGGAGAGATGCTTGATATTTCTTTTTTTACTGGGGGATTCTCTTCGGTGGATTGTAACAGAAAGTAGGATGAAATAACCAGAGCACAAGTGCCAGCAAGGTACCCGCCCCATTTCAGCCATTTACCAAGGGTAAGAGAAGATTGGGTTAGTTGGTATGAATCAACCACCTTGCTGAAGTCTTGTCGCTTGCGTATCTCTTCTGATGTAGGGCTACTTCTATCGGTTATAATATATGGTTTCATGGTTACGAATGTATATGCTTGCTTTGCTTTTTCATTTTATCAAGAATACGGTAGAGTCGCACCTTTGCGTTGGTTTCAGTTAAATTCAGTATTTCCCCGATTTCTTTAAATGGTCTTTTTTCAAAAAACCGCATAGTGATAAGTTGTATGTCTTCCTCAGGGAGATCAGCGATACTTTCAGTAAGCCATTGTATATGAATTTCTTTTTCTTCCTTTTCTTCAAAGGATATTGATTCCGCGATAAGATGTAATCCCGGTGTGTCTGCGCTAATGATTTGCCGTGTTTTGTTGGCTTTATAAAGGTCCTTAACAGTATTCGCCGCAATCCTGTAGAGCCAGGAGGAAAATGGGAGGCCCTTGAATTTGAATTTGTCAATTTTGAGCATGGCTTTCAAAAAAACCTCTGAGGTGGTATCGTAAGCGAGATCTTCATCTGATACCCTATTGTATATGAATCGAAATATCTTTTCGTGATATCTCCGATAAAGTGGCTCAAAGTCGCTAACGTTTTTTTTGGCTGCAGTAATCCATGTTTCTTCTTCTGACATACGTTCAGTAGTTACATGGTATTTTGATGATGGTTGCAGCGACATGATATAGATTCGTAATCTGGTATATTAATCAGACCCGCAGCTGTTGCCGGTTTATGCTGTTATAACGAAATGTAGGATGAAAGGTACAAATGAGATAAAATTTTATGGTTATATGATGTATGTAATTGAAAAACAGTGATATAAGTACTTTTCGGGATGTTGGGAA
Coding sequences within it:
- a CDS encoding zinc carboxypeptidase gives rise to the protein MRKIICYILTLFLGSIHAVAQQPLSYFLPPEATYDPQITPPDKFLGWEMGKWHISHDKLISYLKLISTQSDRIRISQYGITEEERPLLLLTITSTGNHQQLEKIRSQHLELSDPERSEKLNIQEMPVIIYMGYSIHGNEASGTNAAMLMAYHLAAAQGPDIDSQLSHSVILLDPCMNPDGSNRFASWVNSHKSASLVKDPHSREFTEAWPNGRTNHYWSDLNRDWLPVQQIETEGRIEQYHRWMPNVLTDHHEMSTNSTFFFQPGIPSRTHPLTPPKNFELTEKIGKYHAAALDKIGSLYYTKESYDDFYYGKGSTYPDINGGVGILFEQASSRGHLQQSIHGPLSFAFTIRNQFVTSLSTLKASVEIREELLDFQRQFYLDAEKEAHHDPVKAFVVDCKNDEGRMYHFLKLLRHHKINIYHLAKEIEVNGVRFKPGTAYIMPMEQPQYRLIKAMFESLHSFKDSLFYDVSSWTLPLSFNLDFARLNRRQYKPDLMGEEVKEVLFPEGRLFGDKSDYGYVLEWDNYYAPRLVNALLKRDLVVKTATKPFTSFTAAGSRDFSYGTILIPAQRQGNIGEREIYQMLKELSVSNGVNVYSLTTGLTLKGIDIGSPSFVTIRQPKLLMVVGEGVSAYDAGEVWHQLDKRVGMQVVMVEKSVLNNMSFDEFNTIVMVEGRYGDIALSTVENIRQWIDDGGTLIAMRGAIDWCRKHDLVTISQKSRPKQIDSLDLSKRLYAYLDRDRGSQIIGGAIFNTRIDLTHPMGYGFDHEYLPVFRRDTVFYLPSRNPYATPVVYTDEPLMSGYISDEKNELLKSSAAVVVCGYGNGRIICIADDPNFRAFWFGTNKLFLNAIFFGSIINKYAVEQVPKQKRLERKEKSPSH
- a CDS encoding sigma-70 family RNA polymerase sigma factor — translated: MSEEETWITAAKKNVSDFEPLYRRYHEKIFRFIYNRVSDEDLAYDTTSEVFLKAMLKIDKFKFKGLPFSSWLYRIAANTVKDLYKANKTRQIISADTPGLHLIAESISFEEKEEKEIHIQWLTESIADLPEEDIQLITMRFFEKRPFKEIGEILNLTETNAKVRLYRILDKMKKQSKHIHS